In the Streptomyces cinnamoneus genome, GAGAACATGTCGAAGACACCGATGAGAGGTGTGGTGCCCTCTGCCGCTACCGCGGCACGTAGCCGATCCGGGTGGTTCACGGTACCCTCCGAGAACTGGTTTGCGCCGGCGCGTGATGGTGACCGCTGCCCGCTACAGCTCGCGGTCACTTGGCCGGCGTCACGGTTTGGTAGAAGGAAGCCCGGGGGTCGTCGCGCGGTCAGGCGCGACGTGCCCCCGGGTTCTTTTGCGTGTCCGGTCTGCCTGACGTACCGGCAGTCCGTGCACGTGTAGGGGGAATCGGTCGTACAGGTGTGGGCCGTGCGGGGTCGCTGGCCCTGACTACCCCGCCCCGGGGGCGCGTACGCGTGGTGGTGATGCCGGCCGGCTGCGAACGGACGTTAGTCAAGGTTTGGTCATGGAGCAATATTCCGAAGGCAAAACCGACCCGGTTCCGATGCTTTCGCGCCGGTCGTGACGCCCCGTCGGCGCCCTGCCGCAGGAGGCCGGTCCCAGGCCACGGGGCTGCCCGCACGCGCGAGCGGCTCCCGGCACCATGACCGAGAGCCGCGGCGAAACCGACCGCCCCTCAACGGCCGTGGGCCCCGAACGCCCGGCGGGCCGCGCGGTGCCAGCGGTTGGCGGGCAGGGCGGGGTGCAGCGCGGCCAGGGCGGCGCAGTACTTGGTGAAGACGGCCGGCCGGACGCCGTAGGCGTGCAGCAGGCGGTCGGCCTCGGTGAGGTGACCCGTCGTCTTCGTCTCGACGAGCACGAGGTCCCCGGCGCAGTGCACGCTCGGGCCGGCGCGCAGGTCCTCACAGGTCAGCCCGGCGTCGCAGGTGATGCGCGCGCCGTCGGCCACGAGGGTGGCGCGGAGGTAGTCGGTGCTGAGGGAGGGGTGCAGCGCGGCGGGCGGTTCGATGCCGTAGGCGTGTCGCAGGGTCTCGGCGAGGAACGCCTGGTGGCAGGGGTCGAGCGGGGTGCCGGGGCCCGTGAGGGGGCGGCGGTGCTTGACCGTCTCGCCGCGGCGGCCCTTGAGCTTGATCTCGAACTGCCGCTCGCCCGAGTCCTCGTAGAGCCGCTCACGGATCTTGAAGCGGAGGCGGCGGCCCTGGCGGTGGTCGTGGAAGGAGCGCAGCCCCGGGGTGTCGTAGTAGACCGAGTGGTAGCGGAAAGTGCGGCGGCCGTCGATGGTGAGGGCCCGGAACGGGCCGCCGGGCCGGCCCGGGTCGGTGAGCCGGCCGGCGAGCCGGAGGAAGACGTCGGCCGGTACCAGGTAGCTGTGGTCGAAGCGGGCGAGGAGTGCGGCCCGCTGGTTGACCTCGTCCAGCGAGACGGGGGCGGCGGCGCGCACCGCCTCGCCGAGGGCCGTCGCGGCCGGGGCGGCGAGCGGCGCGGGGACCTCGGTGGTCACACGGACTCCCAGGCGGGCGCGGTGCGCTGGACGGGCTCCGCGTTCGCGGTCCCGTACCCGGGCGCGGTGCCCGGCTCGGGCTCGCGGTAGCGCACGTCGACGACCGTCAGGTCGCGG is a window encoding:
- a CDS encoding polyphosphate polymerase domain-containing protein encodes the protein MTTEVPAPLAAPAATALGEAVRAAAPVSLDEVNQRAALLARFDHSYLVPADVFLRLAGRLTDPGRPGGPFRALTIDGRRTFRYHSVYYDTPGLRSFHDHRQGRRLRFKIRERLYEDSGERQFEIKLKGRRGETVKHRRPLTGPGTPLDPCHQAFLAETLRHAYGIEPPAALHPSLSTDYLRATLVADGARITCDAGLTCEDLRAGPSVHCAGDLVLVETKTTGHLTEADRLLHAYGVRPAVFTKYCAALAALHPALPANRWHRAARRAFGAHGR